GCGCTCGCCCCCCCGTCGTGGGACCGCCCGCGCTCGCTCCGCTCGGCGCTCGCGGTCGCGACGACCGCCGCAGTGCGTCGGCCGACGGGAGCTCGCCGGGTCGCACCGGCCGAGGCGCAGCGGCCCGGAGCGGCGCGCGGGGCGTCGACGGGTGCCCTGGCGCGGCGAGCGGCGAGCACTCGACCGGCTCGCGAGGCGGCCTCCCGGTGACGCTCACGCTCGCCGGCGCGACCTCGGGGCCCCTCGCCTACGCCTTCGGCCTGGGCCTCGCCGGCGCGTGCAGTCCCTGCGGGTTCCCGCTGCTCCCCGGCTACCTGGCGGTCTTCGCAGGTGCCGACGCCGAGACGGGCGCGCTCGGACGGACCGCTCGAAGTCTCGTCGCCGGCGCCTCGGTGACGGCCGGCTTCGTCCTCGTGTTCGGGCTCCTCGGTCTGCTCGTCGAGACCGGCGTGCGCCTCGTGGTGGGCTGGGTCCCCTGGGTGATGACCGTCGTCGCCGCAGCCATGACGGTGCTCGGCGTGCTCGTCGCGCTCGGCCGGCAGGTGCACCTGCGCGTGCCGAGGGTCCGCCTCGCAGGCTCGCGCCGCGTGCTCGCGATGGTGACCTTCGGCGTCGCGTACGCGCTGGGTTCGCTCAGCTGCGCCCTGCCCGTCTTCCTCGCCGGCGTGGCGGGGGCCTTCCTCCGTCTGGGCCTGCTGACCGGGACGCTCACCTTCGTCGCCTACGCCCTGGGGATGGGGCTGCTGCTCGTCGCGCTCAGCCTCGTCGTCGCCCACGCCGGCGTGCTCGCCGTGCGCCGCGTCCGGATGCTCGCGCGCCTCGTGCCCAGGGCGTCCGGCGTGGTGCTGAGCGTCGCCGGCCTGTACCTGCTCTGGTACTGGGTGAGCGACCTCGCCGCGCCGAGCCTCACGCCGGCACCGCTGCGCGTGGTGGAGGGCGCCCAGTCCGCGCTCAGCGGCTGGCTCGCCAGCTCCTCGGTGACGGTCGGCGCGGCGCTCGGCGCGGTGGTCGTCACGGCACTCCTGCTCGCCGCGATCGCGCTCGGGCGCGGCGGCGGCCGGCGGCCGGTCCGAGGCGGCGCGCCGGCGACGATCGCGCGAGGAGAGGAGCTCGGTGGCGCACGACGTGGACGATGAGGGCGTGACCGTGCCCCCGCCCGGGGGCGGCGAGCCCACCGCGAGCGGTCCCGCGGCGCGCCGCCGCGGGTCGCTCCTCGCCGGCCTCGGCGCGGTCGTGCTCGGCGCGGTCCTCGCCGTCGTCCTGCTCAACGGGACCGGCACCGGCCCGAGCGGCTCCGACGTCGCCCCCGGCATCGACACGCCGGCCGCCGATCTCCTCCAGCTCGACTACCTCGGTCCAGCGAACGAGTACACGCCGGCGAACTTCACCCTCACGGACCAGTTCGGGCAGGCCGTCTCCCTCTCGCACCTGCGTGGCAAGGTGGTCCTGCTCTCGTTCAACGACGACCGGTGCACCGACCTGTGCACCCTGCTCGCGCAGGACGTCGTCGCCGCCGACCGCGACCTCGGGCCGGCGGCGAGGCGCGTCGTCTTCCTCTCGGTCAACGTGAACCCCTTCTACCCCCAGGTGCGCTACGTGAGGCAGTGGGCGCAGGACCACGGACTCGGGCACGTGGCCAACTGGATCTCCACCACCGGCCCGGTGAACGTGCTCGGCGCGATCCGCAGGCGCTACGGCGTCTACCTCAGCGTCGACGCCCGGACGCGCACGGTGGTCCACGGCACCGAGCTCTTCTACATCGACCCCGCCGGCCGGGTCGTCGCCGTCGGCGAGTACGGCACGAACGCTGCGAGCACCGCGCTCTACGCCCATGCCATGGCCCAGATGGCCGTCGATCTCCTGCCCGCCGCCGAACGGACCGCCGTCGGCGGGCCGCCGGTGCCCGCTCCGACGGCCACGAACGCGAGCGTCGGCGCCCCTGGCCCGTCGTTCTCCCTGCCCATCCTCGGCCGATCGCGCGAGCACCTGTCGTCGACGGACCTTCGGGGTAGGTACGCCGTCCTCAGCTTCTGGGCCAGCACGTGCACGGCCTGCCGACAGGAGATGCCCGACGTCGAGCGGGCCTACCGGGACCTCGGGCGAGACGTCGCCCTCGTCGGGGTCGACGTCGCCGACCGCCCGGACGCGGCGGCCGCAATCGCGAGGCGTCTCGGCGCCACCTACCCGCTCGTGTCCGACGCAGCCGGAACCCTCGCCGGCGCCTACCGGATCTCCGGCCTGCCCTTCACGGTGATCCTCGGGCCACGCGGCACCGTCCTCGTCCGCCATCCGGGCGACCTCACGACCGAGCAGCTCGAGTACGTCGTGAGGAGCGAGGACCAGGCGCTCGGTGGGAGCTGAACGGTGCACCGGGGCGTCGACGCCGCTCGGCAGGCGCGCCGTGCGCCGCGCCGGCCCGACTGCGGGGACCCATGTCCGTAGCTGCAGGTCACTGGCTCGCCGCCACCGGTGCGCCTCGCGCTGCGGTGCGCCTGCACGTCCTGCTGACCGGCATCCAGACCGGGCCGCTCGACCTGGTCGCTGACGCGCTCGAGCTCCTGCTGCTCGCGCTCTACGCGCTGGGACGACATCGCCTCGTCCGGCGGGGGAGGACCTGGCCCGCCTGGAACACCGCCGCCTTCGCCGCGGGCGTGGCCCTGCTGTGGATCGCCGTCGGCTCCGGCCTCGCCGCCTACGACGAGAGCAGCGCGACCCTGCACGTCGTCCAGCACGTGCTCCTGATGATGGTGGTCCCGCCGCTCCTGGCGCTGGGCAAGCCGGTCACCCTGGCGACGCAGGCGGCGTCGCGACGGAACCAGCTCCGCATCCTGCAGGTGGTGCACAGCCGGGCCGCGGCGACCCTCACCTTCCCCGTCGTCGTCTGGTTCCTCTACTACGGGACGATGTACGTCTACTTCATGACGGGTGCCTACCCGTACTCGATCGCCCACCCCCTGTTCCACGACGCGACCCACCTGTGGTGCCTCCTCGTCGGCTACCTCTTCTGGCATCCGCTGGTCGGCCTCGACCCCGCTCGCTGGCGCTGGTCGTACCCGGTCCGGATCGGCTCGCTCTTCCTCGGCATGCCCTTCGAGGCCTTCCTCGGGATCGGGATCTCCGAGATGCCGCATCCGATCGCGCCCGTCAACTCGCTGGCGGACACCCACAGCGCCGGCGACACGTTCTGGATCCTGTCCATGACGGCGACCGGCTTGTGCCTGGGCGTCGTGGTCCTCCAGTGGTTCGGGCAGCTGGCACGCGAGACCGCCCGCGAGGATCGTCGAGCCGAGATCGCCGCCGAGCGGAACCGGGCTCGGGCCGAGGAGCTGGGCGTGCACCTGCCGCCCGGCATGACCCTGCCCTGGTGGCGCCTGGACGAGCTCGAGGCGCGCCAGGCACGACGCGCCGGGAGCGACGTCCCCGGAGCGTCCACGCGCGCCGGGAGGGGCGAGCCGGCTGACCCTGGCGGTGCGCGCTCGGCCGAGCGGTAGGCGGGCGGCGAGCATCCTCGCCTCGCGCCCGGTGAGGACCGGTCCGGCCACCTGCGCCCGGTTCCCGCTGCTCGTCGGCCAGCGCCTGGCACCGGCGCCGCGCTCACGCCGAGGCGAGCACCGCCTCGATCGCGTCGAGCGGGATCGGCCCGCGGCGTAGCTCGACCGGTCGGCCCTCCACGATCGAGACGACGCTCGAGGGCTCGCCGGCGCGCTGCCCGCCGTCGAGCAGCGCGATGGCCCCGAAGGCGGCGCGCACCTCGGCCGGGCTCGTGCACGGCGGTTCGCCGTGGCGGTTCGCGCTCGTCACCGCGAGCGGTCCGACCAGCTCGCACAGCCGGCGCACCCCCGGATCGTCCGGGCAGCGCAGCCCGACGGTGGCCGCGTCGCCCCCGACGGCCAGCTCGACGCCACGGGAACGCCGCACGACGACGGTGAGCGCGCCGGGCCAGAACGCGCGCGCGAGCGCCTCGAGCGGGCGGTGCGGCGGCGCGGCGAGCGACAGCGCCTGGTCGAGGCCGGCGACGAGGACGGGGAGGGCGAGCGCGTCGGGCCTGCCCTTCAGCTCGAAGACGCGTGCCGTCGCCGCCGGGGAGTCCGGGCGGGCCGCGAGCCCGTAGACGGTGTCGGTCGGAACGGCGACGACCTCGCCGGCGCGCAGCGCCTCGGCGAGCTCGTCGAGGCGCGGGTCCTCGCTCACCAACGGGCCACGAGGACGCGCCTGCGCCCGGCGAGGTCACGCTGGACCGCCGCCTCACGGGCGCCGGCGCGCGCCGCGAGCGCCAGGACCTCGTCTGCCTGGTGCGGAGCGAGCTCGAGCACGAGCGAGCCACCCGGCGAGAGGTGGTCCGGGGCGCCCGAGACGACGACCTCGATCGCCTCCAGGCCCGTCGGCCCCGCCACGAGTGCCTCCTTCGGCTCGTGGTCGCGCACGACCGGGTCGAGGCGTTCCCACTCCGCCACGGCGAGGTAGGGGGGGTTCGAGACGATGCAGTCGAACGCGGCCGGGGACGCGGCCCCGAGGGCCTCGTAGAAGTCGCCTTCGACGAGCTCGACGCGGGCCGCCACGGCGGACGGCAGGCGCTCGAGGTTCGCCCGCGCCAGCTCGAGCGCGGCGCGCGAGGCCTCGACGGCCACGACCGCGGCCCCGCCCTCGAGCGCGAGCGCGAGCGCGATGGCGCCCGAGCCCGTGCCGAGGTCGGCGGCACGTGCCGGCGCCGGGTGCCGCGCGAGCTCAGCGAGCGCGTGCTCCACGACGACCTCGGTCTCGGGTCGGGGGATGAGGGCACGGCAGTCGACGAGGAGGTCGAGGGAGCGGAAGCCCCAGTGGCCGAGCACGTACTGGAGGGGCTCGCCTGCGAGCCGCCGCCTCGTCGCCGCCTCGAGCGCGGCGAGCGCCCCCGGGCTCGGCGCCTCGTCGAGGCGCGGCGCGAGCCGCGCGAGGTCGCTCCCGGCGACCTCCTCGAGGAGCAGGCGCGCCTCGTGGCGGGCGCCGAGGACCCCCGCGGTGGTCCCGAGCAGCTCCCGCCAGGTCACGGCGAGCCGTCGGCCTGCGCGAGCTGGCGGCGGCGCTCGTCCTCGAGCAGGGCGTCGACGAGCTCGTCGAGCTCCCCGTCGAGGATGCGATCGAGCTTGTAGAGGGTGAGGCCGATCCGGTGGTCGGTGACCCGGTTCTCCTTGAAGTTGTAGGTGCGGATCTTGTCCGCCCGACCACCGGCGCCGACCTGGGCGCGCCGCGCGCTCGAGAGCTCCTGGGCCCTGCGGTCCTGCTCGAGCTTCAACAGGCGCGCTCGCAGGACCTGGAGGGCCTTCGCCCGGTTCTGGATCTGGCTCTTCTCGTCCTGCATCGCCACGACGAGCCCGGTCGGCAGGTGCGTGATGCGCACCGCCGAGTCCGTCGTGTTCACGGACTGGCCACCGGGGCCGGTCGAGCGGTAGACGTCGATCCTCAGGTCGGCAGGGTCGATCTCGACCTCCACCTCGTCGGCCTCGGGCAGCACGGTGACCGCGGCAGAGGAGGTGTGCACCCGGCCCTGCGACTCGGTCACCGGGACCCGCTGGACGCGGTGGGTGCCGCCCTCGTGCTTGAGGCGCTGCCAGGCCGTGTCGCCCTTCACGACGAACGTCGCCTCGTCGATGCCGCCGAGGTCCGAGGCCTGCACCTCGAGGGGCTCGACCCGCCAGGCGTTGCGCTCCGCGTAGCGCAGGTACATCTCGTAGAGGTCCTTGGCGAACAGGTTCGCCTCCTCGCCGCCCTCCGCCCCGCGAACGGTGACGATCACGTTGCGCCCGTCGTTGGGGTCCCGCGGGAGCAGGAGCTGCCGGAGCTCGGCCTCGCAGGCCGAGAGGCGCGCCTCCGCCTCGGCGAGCTCGGCGCGCACGAGGTCGCGGCTGTCGGGCGGGGCCTCCTCGAGCAGCTCCCTCGCCGCGTCGCGATCCGCGCGCGCCGCCGCGAGCGCCTCGAGGGCGCGCTCGATCGGCTCGAGCTCCTTGTGCCGGCGCGAGAGGGCGAGGAAGGCCCGCCGGTCCCGCGCGACCGCGGGGTCGGCGAGGCGCGCCACGACGTGCGCGTACTCGCGGCGCAGCTCCTCGAAGCGCTCGAGATCTCCCACCGCCGCAGGTTACCGGCTCGAGGGCGCCGACCTGCGAGCGCGCTCAGCGGCGCCTGGCGGCTCGCCGGCCGTAGCGGCGTTCGAAGCGCTCCACCCGTCCGCCGGTGTCGACGAGCTTCTGCTTGCCCGTGTAGAAGGGGTGGCACTCGTTGCACAGCTCGACGTGCAGCTCGGCCTTGGTCGAGCGCGTCGTGAAGGTGTTGCCGCACGAGCAGCGCACCTGCGCGACGACGTAGCTCGGGTGGATGTCGCTCTTCATCGAGGTCGCATCGTAGCGGCGCCGGGCAGCGCTGCCGGTCAGTTGCCGGTGAACGGCGCCCTGGCGATCTCGGCCAGGAACTCGTCGTTCGACGCCGTCGTCCGGATCTTGTCGATCAGCAGCTCGAGGCCTGCGGCGGCGTTGCCCTCGCTGCTCAGCGCGTTCAGCACGCGGCGCAGCTTCCAGACCTGCTGCAGCTGCGAGCGCTCGAAGAGCAGCTCCTCGTGGCGCGTCGAGCTCCCGTTCACGTCGATCGCCGGGTACAGGCGCCGCTCGGCGAGGCGACGGTCGAGGCGCAGCTCCATGTTGCCGGTCCCCTTGAACTCCTCGAAGATGACCTCGTCCATCTTCGAGCCCGTCTCCACCAGCGCGGTGGCGAGGATGGTGAGCGAGCCGCCCTCCTCGATGTTGCGCGCCGCACCGAAGAAGCGCTTCGGCGGGTAGAGCGCTCCCGAGTCGACGCCACCCGACATGATGCGGCCGGTGGCAGGCTGCGCGAGGTTGTACGCCCGAGCCAGGCGGGTGATGCCGTCGAGGATGATGACGACGTCGCGCCCGAGTTCGACGAGGCGCTTGGCCCGCTCGATCGTCAGCTCCGCGACCGCGGTGTGCTCGTCGGCCGGGCGGTCGAAGGTCGACGCGATGACCTCGCCGCGCACCGAGCGACGCATGTCGGTGACCTCCTCGGGCCGCTCGTCCACGAGGAGGACGATGAGGTGGACGTCGGGGTTGTTCGACTCGATCGAGTGCGCGATCTGCTTCATGATCGTCGTCTTGCCAGCCTTCGGCGGCGAGACGATCATCCCGCGCTGGCCCTTGCCGATCGGGGAGATGAGGTCGACGATGCGCGCCGTCAGGTTCGACGGGTCCCCGGGGAGCTCGAGACGGAGACGCTCGTCGGGGAAGAGGGGCGTCAGGTCCTCGAAGCGTCGCCGCTGGCGGGCGTCGTCGGGCGAGAGGCCGCAGACCGAGTCGATCCTGATGAGCGCCGGGTACTTCTCGCTCGGCCCGGCCGGGCGGCACGCCCCCTCGATGGCGTCCCCGCGCCGCAGCGCGAAGCGGCGCGCCTGGCTCACCGAGACGTAGACGTCCTTCGAGCTCGGGAGGTAGCCGCTCGTGCGCAGGAAGCCGTAGCCCTCCTCGCGCAGGTCGAGCAGCCCCTTGACCGGCACGAGCTCGCCCTGCCAGGCCACCTCGGGCCCCGGCGCGCCCTCGCCGCGCTCGCGCTCGCGCCGCCGACGGCGGCTCCGGCGGTTGCCGATCTCGCCCTGCGGGCTCGGTACGACGACGGGATGACGGGCGAAGCCCGCGTGCCCGTTGCGCGGTGCCCGTCCGTCGTCGGCGCGCACCGTCTCCGCCGGCGCCTCCGCCGTCGCCTCGCCCGCCGGGCCCGCGTCGACGGTGGGCTGCTGGGGCGGCGCCGCGGGCGCGCTGGCCGCGCCCGCCTCGGGTCCGGCGAGCGCGACGCCGGTCTCGCCGTCGCCCTGTCGGCGGGTCCGTCGGGCCTCGCCCGCACCCTCGGAGGCGCGATCGACGCCGGACTCGGGCGGGGTCGAGCCGTTGCCGTCTGCCTCAGCGTGCGCAACCTGCGGAGTGGGTGCCACGCCCGTCGCCGTGAGGATGAGGTCGATGATGTCCGACTTCTTCGAGCGCGCGGACGGCTTGAGCGACATCGCTGCGGCGATGGCGTGGAGCTCGTCGCGCTCTTTTCGTTCGAGGATCGAGCGCTCCAGCTGCTCTCCTGCCATGGCTCTCCACTCCTGCTCGCTGAGACACCTCTCGCCGGTCGTCGCCGCACCGTGCGACTCGCCCTGCGCATCCGCCGTGGCGGGCGGTGAGCGAGGTCTGCGAAGGTGGACGCTGCGTCTTGGACCCTCGGGGGACGATCTGCGAGGTGACGCGGGGTGCGACCACGACGGTTCCCCATCCGGCGAGTGAGCGCACGAACGCGACATCACGCCGCGCGGGTGGTTGTGCGACGAGTGTACCGCCTGGCGCGCCACTCGGCAACGCGCGCGGGTCGGCAACGCGCGCGGGGCGGCGGACCCGCGTGCCGGCCGCACGGTGCGCGGCGCGCCCCGGGCCCTACAGGCCGAGTGCGGCCGCGACGGCGTCGAAGGTGGCGTCGACCGCGTCGGGCACGCGCACCTGGCTGATGGCGAGGTCGGGGTCCTTGAGGCCGTGCCCGGTGAGGACGCAGACCACCCGGGACGACGGTGGGACGCCGACGCTCAGCAGGCCCGCGACCGACGCCGCCGAGGCCGCCTCGCAGAAGACGGACTCCTCGGCGGCGAGGAAGCGGTAGGCGGCGAGGATCTCCTCGTCGCTCACGGCGGCGATCGCCCCGCCGGACTCGGCGACCGCCGCCGTGGCGCCGTACCAGGAGGCCGGGTTGCCGATGCGGATCGCCGTGGCGACCGTCTCCGGGTGCTCGATCGGGTGCCCCGCGACGATCGGGGCAGCGCCGGCCGCCTGGAAGCCGAGGAGGCGGGGCAGCTTCGTCGAGCGTCCGGCCGCCTTGTACTCGAGGTAGCCCTTCCAGTAGGCGGTGATGTTCCCGGCGTTGCCGACCGGGATGCAGTGCACGTCAGGCGCGTCCCCGAGCGCGTCGACGATCTCGAACGCGCCCGTCTTCTGCCCCTCGATCCGGTGGGGGTTGACCGAGTTGACGACCTCCACCGGCGCACGCTCGGGCAGGGCGCGCACGATCTCGAGCGCGGCGTCGAAGTTGCCGCGCACCTGCAGGACGCGAGCGCCGTGGACGAGCGCCTGGGCCAGCTTGCCGAGCGCGATGTGGCCCTCGGGGATGAGGACCGCGCACGACAGGCCGGCGCGCGCCGCGTACGCCGCGGCGGAGGCCGAGGTGTTCCCCGTCGAGGCGCAGACGACGGCACGCGCACCCTTCTCGAGCGCCTTGGAGATCGCGACCGTCATGCCCCGGTCCTTGAACGAGCCGGTCGGGTTGGCCCCCTCGACCTTGAGGTACACCTGCGCGCCGACGCGCTCGGACAGGCGCGGCGCGGGCAGCAGCGGCGTGTTGCCCTCGTGCAAGGTGACGATCGGCGTCGCCTCGCCGACCGGGAGGTACTCGGCGTAGGCGGCGATGACCCCTGCCCAGGGACGACTGCCCAGCGCGCCAGTCGGAGGCCTCGGGCTCATCCCGACCGCTCCGGACCGATGACCCGGACCAGCCCGCCGATGCGCTCGACGGCGTCGAGCTTCGCCAGGTCGCCGAGCGTGGCCTGGACGTCGGCCTCGCGCGCCGTGTGGGTGATGAAGACGAGACGCGCCTCGTCGCCGAGCCCGACCTGCTCCATCGAACGGATCGAGACGGCGTGGTCCCCGAAGACGCGCGCCACGTCCGCGAGCACGCCGGGCCGGTCCGCCACGTCGAGGGCGAGGTAGTACTGGGCCCGCAGCTCGTCGATCGGGCGGATCTCGAGCCGCCGGCGTCGCACGCGCCGCGGCCGGCGGCCCGCAGCGAGCGATCCCGCCGCGTCGAGCAGGTCGCCGAGGACCGCGCTCGCGGTCGGCCGCCCGCCGGCGCCCCGCCCGTAGAGCATGAGCTCGCCGGCCGCCTCGCCCTCGATGAACACCGCGTTGAACGCCCCCCGCACCTTCGAGAGCGGGTGGTCCGACGGCAGCATCGCCGGGTGGACCCGCACGGCGATGCCGGCTCCCTCGCCCTCCCCCTCGAGCTCGGCGATCGCGAGGAGCTTCACCTCGTAGCCGAGCCGGTGCGCGAACTCGATGTCGGCGACGGCGATCGACTCGATGCCCTCCCGGTAGACGTCGCCGGCGACGACGTCGGCCCCGAAGGCGATGCCGGCGAGGATGGCCACCTTCGCCGAGGCGTCGAAGCCCTCGACGTCGGCTGCCGGGTCCTGCTCGGCGTAGCCGAGCCGCTGGGCCTCCGCGAGGGCCTCGGCGTAGTCGATGCCGTCCTCGCTCATGCGCGAGAGGATGTAGTTCGTCGTGCCGTTCACGATCCCCATGACCCGGCGGACGCGCTCGCCGGCGAGGGAGACCTCGAGCGCCCTGAGCAGCGGGATGGCGCCGCCGACGGACGCCTCGTACAAGAGCGCGACGCCGGCTTCGTCCGCGGCGGCCTGCAGCTCCGCGCCGACGTTGGCGAGGAGCTCCTTGTTCGCGGTGACGACCGGCTTGCCGGCCCGCAGCGCGGCGAGGATGCACGAGCGCGCCGGCTCGATGCCCCCGATCAGCTCCACGACGACGTCGACTCGAGGATCGGTGGCGACCGCTCGCGCGTCGTGGGTGAGCAGGCCCTCGGGGACGGCCGCGGCGCGGGCCTTGGCGAGGTTGCGCACCGCGACGCCGGCGAGCTCGAGGCGGACCCCGCAGCGCTCGGCGATCGCCGCCGCCTCGTGCTGCAGCAGCTCGACGAGCGCCGAGCCGACGTTCCCGCAGCCGAGGACGCCGACGCGCACCGCTCTCGTGGGCCCGGGTGGCGCCTGGTTGCTCACCGGCCCACGGTAGTCAACGGCAGTCAACTCGGGCACTCCAGCCGAAGCAGGTCCTCGACCTGCTCGCGCCGCACGACGACGCGCGCTCGGCCGCCGGCGACGAAGAGGACCGGCGGCCGCCCGAGCCGGTTGTAGTTCGAGGCCATGGCGAAGCCGTAGGCGCCGGTGACGGGCGTGGCGAGGATGTCCCCGACCGCGACGTCGGCGGGCAGCCGGGCGTCGGCGACGAGGACGTCTCCCGACTCGCAGTGCTTGCCCACCACGCGCGCCGCGAACGGCCGGCTGGCGTCGGCGGCGCGTGGGAGGAAGGCCTCGTAGCCGCTCCCGTAGAGGACGGGGCGGGGGTTGTCGCTCATGCCGCCGTCGACGGCGACGTACGTGCGCACCCCGGGGATCGTCTTCATCGTGCCCACCCGGTAGCAGGTGAGGCCGGCCGTCGCGACGATGGAGCGGCCCGGCTCGGCGGTGAGGCGCACGCCCTCGATCCCCGCCGCCGCGACCGCAGCGCGAAGGCGCGCCGCCCACTCGGCGATCGAGGGGGCGCGCTCGCCGTTGAGGTAGGCGACCCCGAGGCCGCCGCCGACGCACAGCTCGCCGAGCCCGTGCGCGCGCACGAGCGGGGCGAGCAGCGCGACGGCGCGCTCGAAGGCATCGAGTCGGAA
This DNA window, taken from Acidimicrobiales bacterium, encodes the following:
- a CDS encoding cytochrome c biogenesis protein CcdA; amino-acid sequence: MTLTLAGATSGPLAYAFGLGLAGACSPCGFPLLPGYLAVFAGADAETGALGRTARSLVAGASVTAGFVLVFGLLGLLVETGVRLVVGWVPWVMTVVAAAMTVLGVLVALGRQVHLRVPRVRLAGSRRVLAMVTFGVAYALGSLSCALPVFLAGVAGAFLRLGLLTGTLTFVAYALGMGLLLVALSLVVAHAGVLAVRRVRMLARLVPRASGVVLSVAGLYLLWYWVSDLAAPSLTPAPLRVVEGAQSALSGWLASSSVTVGAALGAVVVTALLLAAIALGRGGGRRPVRGGAPATIARGEELGGARRGR
- a CDS encoding redoxin domain-containing protein, giving the protein MAHDVDDEGVTVPPPGGGEPTASGPAARRRGSLLAGLGAVVLGAVLAVVLLNGTGTGPSGSDVAPGIDTPAADLLQLDYLGPANEYTPANFTLTDQFGQAVSLSHLRGKVVLLSFNDDRCTDLCTLLAQDVVAADRDLGPAARRVVFLSVNVNPFYPQVRYVRQWAQDHGLGHVANWISTTGPVNVLGAIRRRYGVYLSVDARTRTVVHGTELFYIDPAGRVVAVGEYGTNAASTALYAHAMAQMAVDLLPAAERTAVGGPPVPAPTATNASVGAPGPSFSLPILGRSREHLSSTDLRGRYAVLSFWASTCTACRQEMPDVERAYRDLGRDVALVGVDVADRPDAAAAIARRLGATYPLVSDAAGTLAGAYRISGLPFTVILGPRGTVLVRHPGDLTTEQLEYVVRSEDQALGGS
- a CDS encoding cytochrome c oxidase assembly protein, which codes for MRLHVLLTGIQTGPLDLVADALELLLLALYALGRHRLVRRGRTWPAWNTAAFAAGVALLWIAVGSGLAAYDESSATLHVVQHVLLMMVVPPLLALGKPVTLATQAASRRNQLRILQVVHSRAAATLTFPVVVWFLYYGTMYVYFMTGAYPYSIAHPLFHDATHLWCLLVGYLFWHPLVGLDPARWRWSYPVRIGSLFLGMPFEAFLGIGISEMPHPIAPVNSLADTHSAGDTFWILSMTATGLCLGVVVLQWFGQLARETAREDRRAEIAAERNRARAEELGVHLPPGMTLPWWRLDELEARQARRAGSDVPGASTRAGRGEPADPGGARSAER
- a CDS encoding L-threonylcarbamoyladenylate synthase, with protein sequence MSEDPRLDELAEALRAGEVVAVPTDTVYGLAARPDSPAATARVFELKGRPDALALPVLVAGLDQALSLAAPPHRPLEALARAFWPGALTVVVRRSRGVELAVGGDAATVGLRCPDDPGVRRLCELVGPLAVTSANRHGEPPCTSPAEVRAAFGAIALLDGGQRAGEPSSVVSIVEGRPVELRRGPIPLDAIEAVLASA
- the prmC gene encoding peptide chain release factor N(5)-glutamine methyltransferase; translation: MTWRELLGTTAGVLGARHEARLLLEEVAGSDLARLAPRLDEAPSPGALAALEAATRRRLAGEPLQYVLGHWGFRSLDLLVDCRALIPRPETEVVVEHALAELARHPAPARAADLGTGSGAIALALALEGGAAVVAVEASRAALELARANLERLPSAVAARVELVEGDFYEALGAASPAAFDCIVSNPPYLAVAEWERLDPVVRDHEPKEALVAGPTGLEAIEVVVSGAPDHLSPGGSLVLELAPHQADEVLALAARAGAREAAVQRDLAGRRRVLVARW
- the prfA gene encoding peptide chain release factor 1, with the translated sequence MGDLERFEELRREYAHVVARLADPAVARDRRAFLALSRRHKELEPIERALEALAAARADRDAARELLEEAPPDSRDLVRAELAEAEARLSACEAELRQLLLPRDPNDGRNVIVTVRGAEGGEEANLFAKDLYEMYLRYAERNAWRVEPLEVQASDLGGIDEATFVVKGDTAWQRLKHEGGTHRVQRVPVTESQGRVHTSSAAVTVLPEADEVEVEIDPADLRIDVYRSTGPGGQSVNTTDSAVRITHLPTGLVVAMQDEKSQIQNRAKALQVLRARLLKLEQDRRAQELSSARRAQVGAGGRADKIRTYNFKENRVTDHRIGLTLYKLDRILDGELDELVDALLEDERRRQLAQADGSP
- the rpmE gene encoding 50S ribosomal protein L31, whose amino-acid sequence is MKSDIHPSYVVAQVRCSCGNTFTTRSTKAELHVELCNECHPFYTGKQKLVDTGGRVERFERRYGRRAARRR
- the rho gene encoding transcription termination factor Rho; its protein translation is MAGEQLERSILERKERDELHAIAAAMSLKPSARSKKSDIIDLILTATGVAPTPQVAHAEADGNGSTPPESGVDRASEGAGEARRTRRQGDGETGVALAGPEAGAASAPAAPPQQPTVDAGPAGEATAEAPAETVRADDGRAPRNGHAGFARHPVVVPSPQGEIGNRRSRRRRRERERGEGAPGPEVAWQGELVPVKGLLDLREEGYGFLRTSGYLPSSKDVYVSVSQARRFALRRGDAIEGACRPAGPSEKYPALIRIDSVCGLSPDDARQRRRFEDLTPLFPDERLRLELPGDPSNLTARIVDLISPIGKGQRGMIVSPPKAGKTTIMKQIAHSIESNNPDVHLIVLLVDERPEEVTDMRRSVRGEVIASTFDRPADEHTAVAELTIERAKRLVELGRDVVIILDGITRLARAYNLAQPATGRIMSGGVDSGALYPPKRFFGAARNIEEGGSLTILATALVETGSKMDEVIFEEFKGTGNMELRLDRRLAERRLYPAIDVNGSSTRHEELLFERSQLQQVWKLRRVLNALSSEGNAAAGLELLIDKIRTTASNDEFLAEIARAPFTGN
- the thrC gene encoding threonine synthase, encoding MSPRPPTGALGSRPWAGVIAAYAEYLPVGEATPIVTLHEGNTPLLPAPRLSERVGAQVYLKVEGANPTGSFKDRGMTVAISKALEKGARAVVCASTGNTSASAAAYAARAGLSCAVLIPEGHIALGKLAQALVHGARVLQVRGNFDAALEIVRALPERAPVEVVNSVNPHRIEGQKTGAFEIVDALGDAPDVHCIPVGNAGNITAYWKGYLEYKAAGRSTKLPRLLGFQAAGAAPIVAGHPIEHPETVATAIRIGNPASWYGATAAVAESGGAIAAVSDEEILAAYRFLAAEESVFCEAASAASVAGLLSVGVPPSSRVVCVLTGHGLKDPDLAISQVRVPDAVDATFDAVAAALGL
- a CDS encoding homoserine dehydrogenase; translated protein: MSNQAPPGPTRAVRVGVLGCGNVGSALVELLQHEAAAIAERCGVRLELAGVAVRNLAKARAAAVPEGLLTHDARAVATDPRVDVVVELIGGIEPARSCILAALRAGKPVVTANKELLANVGAELQAAADEAGVALLYEASVGGAIPLLRALEVSLAGERVRRVMGIVNGTTNYILSRMSEDGIDYAEALAEAQRLGYAEQDPAADVEGFDASAKVAILAGIAFGADVVAGDVYREGIESIAVADIEFAHRLGYEVKLLAIAELEGEGEGAGIAVRVHPAMLPSDHPLSKVRGAFNAVFIEGEAAGELMLYGRGAGGRPTASAVLGDLLDAAGSLAAGRRPRRVRRRRLEIRPIDELRAQYYLALDVADRPGVLADVARVFGDHAVSIRSMEQVGLGDEARLVFITHTAREADVQATLGDLAKLDAVERIGGLVRVIGPERSG